The DNA window TTCGCAGTGAGCTGATGAACACCCACCGTGGCGACTCCTCCATTTCTGAGTTTCTCAGTCGTGTCAGTTCCCTTGCTGACGGCCTCTCCTTATCTGGTGCTCCTGTTTCTGACTCAGACATTGCTGCCATTGTTCTCAACAATGTTGGCCCTGCATGTGAAAGCACCGTGGCTTCTGCTCAGGATCGTGATGGGGCCATATCTCACAGTGCTTCAGAGGCCCTTCTGCTCACTGCTGAGCGGAAACAAAGGATGCATACTGTCTTCTCTGCTGATACTAGACCCACTGCTCCCACTGCTGCTCGTGGCCGTCGTCCTGGCACCTTACGCGGTCGTGGCAAAGGCTATAGAGGTATTCGTGTTGTTATGAGTACTCTGTTTTCAatcctctttttttcttcttttttgttttggtttggccTCATTTTCATCTTTGTTATAGGCATAAGTGCTAGTTCAGGAATGCCTCACTTTCCACCACACAAGTGGCACTCGAAGGAATCGGAGAGGCCATTGCCGACTTCAGAGCTACTTGCTCAACGATTCAAGAAAAACTTATATGTCAAGCCATATAACAAGTCTAATGTGGATTGGACTGGAAGAATAGCTTATGCAGACCATTCTACATATAGATGGTGCGCTGTTGCTTTGCCTGACGAGAACCAATTTCCACCTTCTGTCAATCTTAAGCCCATTTGTTTGGAGTCCACTGAGCCGAAGGTTGAAGAAAATCGTCTAGCTTTAATCAACACTAGTCTAGATGAAGGTTAGTACTCTAACATTTCTTTTAATGCGTTTATCTTTGTATGTTGTTACTTGGGTAGTGTGGATATGTTTGGTTTTGTTGTTCATGGTTGATGCGTGACAGAAGGCGGTGAGTTGGAATGGAATTGGCTAAGGAGCCCTGCGGTATCTATAGCAGAAAATGTGCTGGAagacttgatttcttcttttaaacACATGAGGAATGAAATGAAGTGCGGAAAGCCCACTTTGATTGCTAGAGTGGGGAAAGTACTTTTTCGTAGGTGAGATTTCTTCCTTATCTGAGTCATTTAGTTGATTGTTTCATGCGATTATCCTTTTTACCTTTATGTTGTTCTTTTATCCGCCTCGGAATACTGGTTGAAGTAGAACAAAATAATAGTCGATAATATGATAGAAGGTTACATTTGGCATTTTAGTTTAGAAGGTAGGATGCCAAGTTGGACAGTGAAGCAGGATTCTATAACTCTGCCCTTGATTTTCGATACTTGATACAATATTATATTGTTATCGATGCTTAATTACTGTCAATCATCTCATACTTCATATCAGTTTTGTACAAGGACAGTGGTATAACAATTTTTGTTAAAATCTTTGAATCAGGAGCCCTTTAGTTAACATGGAAGACATCAGAACAAATTTGTGTACTGAAATCTTGAAACAGTGGAGACGATCATTGTACACAAACATTCCTGTTTCATATAAGGAAAGGATTGTGAACGAAGTTGTCCCGAAAATTGGAGTTGATTTCGAAGGGGAGAAAGATACATACCAAGTAAAGGTATTTCTTTTAGACACATCAACTTACTGAGTTCTGAGTTCATGCTTTCTACAATTCTGACTTTTGCTATTGACTCACTAATCTATGTCCTTCTTGTATAGTTGTCTGATTCCACCAGACCAGATGCAACTCTCTCCTGCAAATGCCGTGTAATGAAAGAACATGGAAAGTTACAACCCTACAAGGCAAGTTTTCGAATTCCTGCGAACTAAATTGGATGAAATGGTAAATGGTACATGATGCATCAGTTCCATGATGGAGTTGTCATGATACTGATTAGATATAATCTACTGTTCACATTTCCAATTTGTGGAATAATGTGCGAGCAGCATTTCCACATTGTTAATACCTTAATATATCCGTAACTCTTCCTCTTAAGTTTTCCTGTTGCTTGGCGTAGAGATTGTTTACTAAGACTTACATTGCATTGCCAACTTTGTTTTAGATTGAACTGAATCAACTGCGTAACATGGTCGTGGATATTTCATGCACTACCAAAAATCTGGACCTGAGACTGATGCTATGCACGAAGAGACTCGTCACAGATCTGACTGTAAGCTGCTTCACCCAGTACCCTTCTTGTTTCAGCAAAGCAATTAGTTATAACCTATTTATCATGGAGCCACAATCAAAACAAACAACAGAATATTTTCGGTAAATGTAACTGGACGATGAGGTTTAAACCATATTGGATGCATTCCTGAACTTATGCAGCTTGAAATGAGGTTTTGTGATCATATGAATCGTTGCTATTTCAGGACGATGAGATGCAAAGCATTTGGGATCTGATTAATTCCGCGATTCTAGATCCAGATGTGAAGGGCGGGTTGAGATGGCCTTCGGGAAAGGATTCTTCCGGAGATAAATACAAAGTTGATGGGGTTTGGCACTTGATAGCTAATACGTATAAAAATTCATCGTTCAGACTGAAAGTCAGACATGCGGATCGATTTGATTTTAGAACCCTATCTGgggaagctacttgggagacaagtCTGATGTTGAAAAAGGTCCTGTCAAAGTTGGAGGTAAACGCTGCCTATTCTCTGGGACAACTTCTTTTACTTCATTTGCTGAAATAAAAGATTTATTTGAGAAGGTTTATCGTGTGCTGAAATCTccttttcttccaattttcagGAAGAGAATGCCGAAGCCAGCTCGGTTTCTGAGATACTGAAGGAAGACATGCATCTGATATGGGACAACTTCTTGAGCTGTGAACGTTTCCTGACATGAAAATGCATGTTGTAAATCAGGGATTTGCTTTGTTTAATTAGGTGTTTGTGATTTCAGGATGTTAAACCTTTGTAGTCGTAGTTAAGTGCTTATTGGGAGAGTGATTTGCTTGCTTAATCTAGGTGTTTGCGATATGAGGATGTTAACTTTTGCTTGAGTATGTATTATTTTAGGAGGTTCTACCCAAAGTACAATTGATAATTGGTGGAGTGTCTATTTACTCTTGAGGTTCTACAATACCTTCGACGAAGCTATTGCAAGGTCTTTTAGTTTTTTAACGACGGACAACATTCAGCATCACACGTTAAAGATCTAAATGTTTATACATTAAGTTGTCCTTTGGTTTTTTTAACTTTCTGATGGCGACGATGaagggttttttttcttcatattgaTTTGTTGTCATAGCATAAGAGTTTTCttcaaattgattttttttaataatgaatATCCTTTTTTCAATTGGTTTTTTTATTCAAGTGGCACAAATTATTCGAAAACTTGcctttttttcaattaatttaatttcgaatcggatgaattgaagaaaattaacgAACATATGAAACACCACAAccccattttatttaaaaattgttttaaagtcTTAATTGGTGAGTCAAGGGGGACCCACCCCTGATTTCTGTCCCCAGcctcccatctctctcttccttcttcttcgtctCTCTCCCCCGTAACTCTCCCTTAGCTCTCTCCCTCTCAGCTCTCCCGTACCTCTCTCCCTCAACCTCTCgcatctctctcttcccccgGACTCACTAGGACCGAGTCACCATCGAACAGAGGCTCGCAACGAACCCCGGACCCTGCCCTGCGAGTTCGACGGCACGGAGTAAGCTCCGGCGAGCACCGCCCATTTCGAGGCCATTTCCGGCCAAACAAagcgagttggccggcgtgtaaggtatcaatctcttcgtctccttgggtactacaactttcctttttgtttcactcaatttcgttgagtattgaagaagttatactcatttgaatcttacccagtttccggcgattccgacggctttcgaggcattttccggccaaaacacGGCGAtttagacgtcgtgtgaggtaccattatcttcgtctcttcaagggctacaacttttgttttttttctcgcttgatttcgttaagtattgacaaagttatggccgtttaaagcgAGTGTGGTTTTCCGGCCGATTTCCGGCTTTCTCTCCCATTGGGTCCGGCGACCCACCAAAACCCAAGGCTTTGGGCCTTCCTTGCCGAGCCCAGCCcttttgtgaggccttagggccAGGCTTTATGTGTGTGTattaggtgtgtgtgtgtgttagttgtttgggtttgggcttaagcccaaaccacccattttcaccctaaacccttttaaccTTAGAACCCTAAAATCAAAACCCAATAAATCCTaatcctatttaacctaaaccctaatccggatttcaagcctaaaacccgtTAGACCTAATTTGATCGTTGACCTCCGGTCAACATTGACTTTAAagttgacttttcgggttttcgtccgggacccttcttagggtaattcgacgttctgaatccgtttccaatgtccgttttcccaaattcaattgctattatatagttttatttattggactctttaatgtgcttaggggcaattattgtgacgtttccgtctttgctagtggcgcagcttttggcaactaagtactgtgagtggaccccttctaaaattacatgatttcatagtttaattgcataatTGATTAGCATGCCTACAAATTTATGATCTGATTTATGTGGAGCTTGTtgttttaatatattgattatcgtctcgtgtttttggtgaggaattaattgttggcctattttgagctatattttaatatatcgtattttctataaaaaccatgaactggtagactatctgacagatgacgataggatgctagaacatgttttgaacccctctttatagtgtaGACGATGATCGGTAACCTACGCTATGAAGTGGTATTTACAAGAGGCGTAAcattttgtgcgtacctagtggacactatgccgcctggggcgaggatctggtgttggcatttaggccgggagaaataatccctagctacgggctgagggacatgaagaggcattgggccgggtggtagttatctctggctacgggacGATTTATGATGCgtttactgttttgatttcCGCGATGTTATTCCGCGATATGGCTttttgagatactttggcatgctaggatttttattaaatcaatcacttattatgctagtagttttcatttatataaactttgggggttagtatcttgataactgttttattattattgtatttataaacttggtccactcacctttgttttgtgcccccattcaggacttagaatcaaggcacctaatcccAGCGTCAAGATACTTCCGCAGCAGCATCTTCGGATCCTCTCGAATGTAGGACTCActcctttattcattaaattttatcCTAATTCTTCGtagtgattaggtttagttgtatgctctgagcaCGTTCCTAAACTGTTAACTCATtgtatttcaaatttctaacctttatttatttcttattcttagcttttgtatcaattaatggcttttgtCACccccgggtgtcggccagcacgtgtcggtcctggtattcggggaatatcagggtcggggcgtgtcaacataaattatcaaggagtgtgtggatagcataccCCTTTACATATCTTATTGAAGATGctctaaaaattaaattaaaatagaatttcattttcataaagctaaaataaaaaaaataaaaaaccttccAGCGAGGTTAATAAGcacaaattaaagaaaaaacccTCCGGCAAGGTTTTCCACAAAAAAGACATATGACCCTCCACCAAGTTGTCtctaaaaggaaaaggaaaagcaaaAAAGTATCTAAAAGGCAAAGAAAAAAACCCCTCCAGCAAGTTgtatgagaaaaagaaaaataaaaaccccaTCCGATATAACGACGGGAAGCCTTACTCGTAATTCATTGAGCTGAGTATATTCAAAGCATTTTCATCCTAAgcatttcctttttctttcataTGGCGTCTAACTCTTCCAGCTCTTCCAACGTTTCCAACTTTCTTACGATTAAACTTGACCCTACCAATTACCCTCTCTGGCAAGCCCAGATGCTTCCCTTGCTTCGTAGCAGGAATCTCGTCTCCTTTGTTGATGGCACTAGCAAATGTCCTCCTGCCTTTCTCAAAGATGATGAGGGCAAACTTACTCTGAATCCGGAGTTTAAAGCATGGGTTCAACAAGATATTATGGTCATGTCCTGGATCAAGAGCTCTGTTCATCCCACTGTGTTGGCTGCCCTAATCGGGAAAACCAGTTCTCATTCTGCATGGACCTGTCTGCGCGAACGCTATGATTTGCAGCCCACTGCTCAGGGTCGTGATGAAGCCATATCTCACAGTGCTTCAGAGGCCCTTCTGCTCACTGATGAGCTGAAACAAAGGATGCATACTGTCTTCCCTTCTGATACTAGACCCACTGCTCCCGCTGCTGCTCGTGGCGGTCGTCCTGGTACCTTCCGTGGTCGTGGCAAAGGCTATAGAGGTATTCGTGGTGGTATGAGTACTCTGTTTTTAAtcgtctcttttttttcttttctttttttcagttGGCCACATTTTCATCTTTGTTATAGGCATAAGTGCTAGTTCTGGAATGGCTCACATTCCACCACACAAGTGGCACTCGAAGGAATCGGAGAGGCCATTGCTGACTTCAGAGCTGCGTGCTCAACGATTCAAGCCATATAACAAGTATAATGTGGATCCGACTGGAAGAATAGCTCATGCAGACCATTCTACATATAGATGGTGCGCCGTTGCTTTGGGTGAGGAGAACCAATTTCCGCCTTCTGTTAATCTTAAGCCCATTTGCTTGGATTCCACTGAGCCGAAAGTTGAAGAAAATCGTCTAGCTTTAATCAACACTAGTCTAGATGATGGTTAGTACTCCTAACATTTCTTTTAATGCGTTTATCTTTGCATGTTGTTACTTGGGTTGTGTGGATATGTTTGGTTTTGTTGTTCATGGTTGATACGTGACAGAAGGCGGTGAGTTGAAATGGAATTCGCCAAGGAGCCCTGGGGTATCTATAGCAGAAAATGTGCTGGAAGACTTGGTTTCTTCTTTTAAACACATGAGGAATGAAATGAAGTGCGCGCAGCTCAAAGAAGGAAGGCCTACTTTGCTTGCTAGAGTGGGGAAAGTACTTTTTCTTAGGTTAGATTTCTTCCTTATCTGAGTCATTTAGTTGATTGTTTCATGCGATTATCCTTTTTACCTTTATGTTGTTCTTTTATCCGCCTCAGAATACTGGTTGAAGTAGAACAATATAATAATAGTCGATACTATGATATAAGGTTACATTTGGCATTTTAGATTAGAAGGTAGGATGCCAAGTTGGACAGTGAAGCAGGATTCTAAAACTCTGCCCTTGTTTTTCGATACTTGATAcaatattattttgttatcgATGCTTAATTACTGTCAATCATCTCATACTTTATATCAGTTTTGTACAAGGACAGTTGTATAACAATTTTTGTTAAAATCTTTGAATCAGGAGCCGTTTAGTTAACATGGAAGCCATCAGAACAAATTTGTGTACTGAAATCTTGAAACAATGGAGACGATTATTGTACACAAACATTCCAGTTTCATATAAGGAAAGGATTGTGAACGAAGTTGTCCCGAAAATTGGAGTTGATTTCGAAGGGGAGAAAGATTCATACCAAGTAAAGGTATTTCCTTTAGACACATCAACTTACTGAGTTCTGAGTTCATGCTTTCTACAATTTTAACGTTTGCTATTGAATCACTCATCTATGTCCTTCTTGTTTAGTTGTTTGATTCCACCAGATCAGATGCAACTCTCTCCTGCAAATGCCGTGTAACGAAAGAACATGGAAAGCTACAACTCTACAAGGCAAGTTTTCTAATTCCTGCCAACTAAATTGGATGAAGATATTTCCTCGACTCTTCCCCCTCTTAAGTTTCCCTGTTGCTGGGAGTAGAGTTTATTTACTAGGACTTACATTGCAATGCCAACTTTCTTTTTAGATTGAACTGAATCAACTGCGTAACATGGTCGTGGACATTTCATGCACTACCAAAGATCTGGACCTGAGACTGATGCTATGCACGAAGAGACTCGTCACCGATCTGACTGTAAGCTGCTTCACCCAGTACCTTTTAGAAATTTACATCTCTATTCCTTGTTTCAgcaaaacaattatttatatCCTATTTATCATGGAGCCACAACCAAAACAACCAATAGAACATTTTCTCTTAAATGTAACTGGACAATGAGGTTTAACCATATTGGATGCATTCCTGAACTTATGCAGCTTGAGGAAATGAGGTTTTGTGTTCATATGAATCGTTGCTATTTCAGGACGATGAGATGCAAAGCATTCGGAATCTGATTGATTCGGCGATTCTAGATCCAGATGTGAACGGCGGGTTGAGATGGCCTTCGGGAAAGGATTCTTCCGGAAAATACAAAGTTGATGGGGTTTGGCACTTAATAGCTAATACGTATAAAAATTCATCGTTCAGACTGAAAGTCAGACATGCGGATCGATTTGATTTTAGAACCCTAACTGGGGGAACTACGTGGGAGACAATTCTGATGTTGAAAAGGGTCGTGTCAAAGTTACAGGTAAACGCTGCCTTTTCTCTGGGACAATTTCTTTTAGTTCATTTGCTGAATTAAAAGGTTTATTTGAGAAGTTTTATCGTGTGCTGAAATCTccttttcttccaattttcagGAAGAGAATGCCGAAGCCAGCTCGGTTTCTGAGATACTGAATGAAGACATGCAGCTGATATGGGACAACTTCTTGAGCTGTGAAGGATTCCTGACGTGAAACTGCATGTTGTAAATCTGTGATTTGCTTTGATTTATTAGGTGTTTGTGATATCAGGATGTTAAACTTTTGTAGTCCTAGTTAAGTGCTTATTGGGAGACTGATTTGCTTTGCTTAATTAGGTGTTTGTGATATGAGGATAACTTTTGCTTCCGTATGTTTCATTTTAGGAGGTTCTACCCCAAAGTACAATTGATAACAGgtggagtgtgtgtgtgtgtgtagtctTGAGGTTCTAACTAAGATAACGACGAACAACACTTTACATCACAcgttaaaaattcaaatgtttgtaaattaagttgtcctttggttattttaactttctgATGGCGAAGATGgagggttctttttttttttttttttttccttcatattGATTTGTTGGCAGGGCAGAAGAGTCTTCTTCAAGGAGAAACTAACATAAATTGATACAAATGTATGATATTGGTATAAAATAGTGAATCgttatatgaaattgaaatacgTACGAATTCgaaattaggaaaactaatgaaagagtttgaaaactttgagttttaatgataaagacaaaataaagggtaaagtgaatagtaccagaattgactttttagtgtaaaaatatggtttttcattaaagtgataccgggaacttttcgttaaagtttcctttgAAATTAAACGAAAACTTGAGGAgacgaaatatatatatatatatatatatatatatattttttttttttttttacatttttcggTGGGATAGATAATTTGCTTTCCAAATTTCTGGCCCACTGAACCCCAAAAATGGCTTTTGTGTTGTAACATGAGTACTTCAAGATAATTTACATCTCCTATTGGAGATGCTTTAAGAATTTAACAGAAGAGTAATGTTTGGTAAACCAGTTTTTTATACTATATTTCTAAATTATGTGATTTGTCACCAATAGTAAATAAACACGTTgatcaatacataagtaataattcaatcgtcAATAATTACGTcatatagtttacaaaatatgatttaGATTAATAATCTCTATAGCATTACCcttaaatacaaataaaaattcaattgcACAAAGCTACTTTTATTCGTTTATTCGTCTTAATAGCTACTCTAGGAGGAATATTTTATGCGGTGTAAAAGTTTAAAATCCTCCAGTGAGGTTAATTAgcaaaaagataaagaaaataccCTGACAAGATTTGTCATAAACATGAAAGATGTTATCTATACATCATTTTTTATATCTTACactcatttcttaatttttgatTGTCAAgtcgaataaattaaaaattattaaaaaataacatttaacaaaaaaaagtaataagTAAAAAAATGCGCGTAGATAGCACCGTCAAAAAACTTATAACCCTCCAGCAAGTTGTCTCTAAAAtgacaaaagaagaagaaaaacccTCTAGCAAGTTGgaatttatctatttttatgGGTTAAGTATAAAGAGTAAAGGTGCGATCTTTCGAATTCCATTCCATTTCTATTTTCTTTAAAACCTCACAAGGCAATGCAGACAGTGAGAACATATAAATACAGTGAAAGAAGTGGCGGTTGATCACCCCAATTTCTTTATCTTCATCAAATTTCTCTTCCATCAAGATTTCAACTTTCAGTCTGCCTCTGTGTAGTGATTACTGGGTAAGCTTAGCTCCTTCatcttctctctctgtctctctactTATAGATGGTTTGAATCATATCTGCTCTCTGTTCTGTGTTCATATGAATTCCAAGATATGTTTTGCTCCAAGAAATTGATAAATAATGATTACCCAGTTGATCAATTTTTTAGGAAAGAACCCTACCATAATCAGATTCTCACTTTATTAACTCAAcccttctttttaatttttgtaattgttCCGAAACAAATGAAAGTTCTGATTTTCTCAGAAACCAATTGGAAGTAAATAGTTAAATTAACCAAGAAACTTAGAGATAAGCTTGATATTCTTAAATAAACATGAGAAAGAACACGTCTTGCTGCATAAATTCGAGTACTCTGTTTTTAATCCTTTCTTCATTTCGTTTTTCTGTTGCCCTCACTTTGATCTTTGTGGTTTTTTAAGCTTAAGTTGTAGTTTTACAATGGCTTACATTCCTCCGCACAAGCGGCACTCGAAGGAACCGGAGAGGCCACTGCCGACTCCAGAGCTGCTTGCGCCTCAATTCAAGAAAAACTTCAAAGACAAGCCATATAATAAGTCTAATGTGGAATGGACTGGAAAAATAGTTTATGCAGACCATTCTACATCAAGATGGCTGACGATTGGTTTGGATGAGGAGAACCAATTTCCGCCTTCTGTTAATCTTAAGCCCATTTGCTTGGAGTCCACTGAGCCGAAAGTTGGAGAAAACCGTCTAGCTTTAATCAATACTAGTCTAGATAATGGTTAGTACTCTAACATTTCTTTTTGTGCGTTTATCTTGTATGTTGTTACTTGGGTTGTGGAtgtgtttggttttgtttttcatgGTTGATACGTGACAGAAGGCGGTGAGGTGAAATGGAATTTGCCAAGAAACCCCGGGGAATCTCTAACAGAAAATGTGCTGGAAGACTTAGTTTCTTCTTTTAAACATGTGAGGAATGAAATGAAGTGCGCAAAGCTCAAAGGAGTAAATCCTACTTTGATTGCCAGAGTGGGGAAAGTACTGTTTCGCAGGTTAGATTTCTCTATTTTCTGATTCATTGGTTAGCTATTGAGCCTATTGTGCCATTCATTTAGTTGATTTTTTCATATGATTATCCTTTTTACCTTTATGTTGTTCTTTTATCCACCTCAGAATACTGGTTGTAGTAAGAACAAATAGTCTGTACTATGATAAAAGGTTACATTTGGCATTTTAGCTTTAGAGGTAGGATGCCGAGTTTGACAGTGAAGCAATTCTAAAACTCCGCCCTTGGTTTTCGATACTTGGTACAGTTATATTTTGGTATCGATGCTTAATCACTGTCAATCATCTCATATTTCACATCAGTTTTGTAACAACAGAAAAGAATTTTGTACTTCTCCTTTGTTGTACATGAGCAGATGAAAGACAGTTTTTTGTTGAAATCTTTGTATCAGGAGCCCGTCGGTTAACATGGAATCTATCACAAAAAATTTGTCTACTGAAACCTTGAAACAGTTGAGGAAA is part of the Malus domestica chromosome 12, GDT2T_hap1 genome and encodes:
- the LOC103451113 gene encoding uncharacterized protein isoform X1; its protein translation is MASNSSSSSNVSNFLPIKLDPTNYPLWQAQMLTLLRSRNLVSFVDGTSKCPPAFLKDDEGIFTDTVNPEFEAWIQQDNMVLSWIKSSVHPTVLDAVIWKTSSHSAWTCLRESYDLQPTGRLLQLRSELMNTHRGDSSISEFLSRVSSLADGLSLSGAPVSDSDIAAIVLNNVGPACESTVASAQDRDGAISHSASEALLLTAERKQRMHTVFSADTRPTAPTAARGRRPGTLRGRGKGYRGISASSGMPHFPPHKWHSKESERPLPTSELLAQRFKKNLYVKPYNKSNVDWTGRIAYADHSTYRWCAVALPDENQFPPSVNLKPICLESTEPKVEENRLALINTSLDEEGGELEWNWLRSPAVSIAENVLEDLISSFKHMRNEMKCGKPTLIARVGKVLFRRSPLVNMEDIRTNLCTEILKQWRRSLYTNIPVSYKERIVNEVVPKIGVDFEGEKDTYQVKLSDSTRPDATLSCKCRVMKEHGKLQPYKIELNQLRNMVVDISCTTKNLDLRLMLCTKRLVTDLTDDEMQSIWDLINSAILDPDVKGGLRWPSGKDSSGDKYKVDGVWHLIANTYKNSSFRLKVRHADRFDFRTLSGEATWETSLMLKKVLSKLEEENAEASSVSEILKEDMHLIWDNFLSCERFLT
- the LOC103451113 gene encoding uncharacterized protein isoform X2, yielding MASNSSSSSNVSNFLPIKLDPTNYPLWQAQMLTLLRSRNLVSFVDGTSKCPPAFLKDDEGIFTDTVNPEFEAWIQQDNMVLSWIKSSVHPTVLDAVIWKTSSHSAWTCLRESYDLQPTGRLLQLRSELMNTHRGDSSISEFLSRVSSLADGLSLSGAPVSDSDIAAIVLNNVGPACESTVASAQDRDGAISHSASEALLLTAERKQRMHTVFSADTRPTAPTAARGRRPGTLRGRGKGYRGISASSGMPHFPPHKWHSKESERPLPTSELLAQRFKKNLYVKPYNKSNVDWTGRIAYADHSTYRWCAVALPDENQFPPSVNLKPICLESTEPKVEENRLALINTSLDEGGELEWNWLRSPAVSIAENVLEDLISSFKHMRNEMKCGKPTLIARVGKVLFRRSPLVNMEDIRTNLCTEILKQWRRSLYTNIPVSYKERIVNEVVPKIGVDFEGEKDTYQVKLSDSTRPDATLSCKCRVMKEHGKLQPYKIELNQLRNMVVDISCTTKNLDLRLMLCTKRLVTDLTDDEMQSIWDLINSAILDPDVKGGLRWPSGKDSSGDKYKVDGVWHLIANTYKNSSFRLKVRHADRFDFRTLSGEATWETSLMLKKVLSKLEEENAEASSVSEILKEDMHLIWDNFLSCERFLT
- the LOC103451112 gene encoding uncharacterized protein isoform X2; protein product: MASNSSSSSNVSNFLTIKLDPTNYPLWQAQMLPLLRSRNLVSFVDGTSKCPPAFLKDDEGKLTLNPEFKAWVQQDIMVMSWIKSSVHPTVLAALIGKTSSHSAWTCLRERYDLQPTAQGRDEAISHSASEALLLTDELKQRMHTVFPSDTRPTAPAAARGGRPGTFRGRGKGYRGISASSGMAHIPPHKWHSKESERPLLTSELRAQRFKPYNKYNVDPTGRIAHADHSTYRWCAVALGEENQFPPSVNLKPICLDSTEPKVEENRLALINTSLDDGGELKWNSPRSPGVSIAENVLEDLVSSFKHMRNEMKCAQLKEGRPTLLARVGKVLFLRSRLVNMEAIRTNLCTEILKQWRRLLYTNIPVSYKERIVNEVVPKIGVDFEGEKDSYQVKLFDSTRSDATLSCKCRVTKEHGKLQLYKIELNQLRNMVVDISCTTKDLDLRLMLCTKRLVTDLTDDEMQSIRNLIDSAILDPDVNGGLRWPSGKDSSGKYKVDGVWHLIANTYKNSSFRLKVRHADRFDFRTLTGGTTWETILMLKRVVSKLQEENAEASSVSEILNEDMQLIWDNFLSCEGFLT
- the LOC103451112 gene encoding uncharacterized protein isoform X1 — encoded protein: MASNSSSSSNVSNFLTIKLDPTNYPLWQAQMLPLLRSRNLVSFVDGTSKCPPAFLKDDEGKLTLNPEFKAWVQQDIMVMSWIKSSVHPTVLAALIGKTSSHSAWTCLRERYDLQPTAQGRDEAISHSASEALLLTDELKQRMHTVFPSDTRPTAPAAARGGRPGTFRGRGKGYRGISASSGMAHIPPHKWHSKESERPLLTSELRAQRFKPYNKYNVDPTGRIAHADHSTYRWCAVALGEENQFPPSVNLKPICLDSTEPKVEENRLALINTSLDDEGGELKWNSPRSPGVSIAENVLEDLVSSFKHMRNEMKCAQLKEGRPTLLARVGKVLFLRSRLVNMEAIRTNLCTEILKQWRRLLYTNIPVSYKERIVNEVVPKIGVDFEGEKDSYQVKLFDSTRSDATLSCKCRVTKEHGKLQLYKIELNQLRNMVVDISCTTKDLDLRLMLCTKRLVTDLTDDEMQSIRNLIDSAILDPDVNGGLRWPSGKDSSGKYKVDGVWHLIANTYKNSSFRLKVRHADRFDFRTLTGGTTWETILMLKRVVSKLQEENAEASSVSEILNEDMQLIWDNFLSCEGFLT